Proteins encoded by one window of Musa acuminata AAA Group cultivar baxijiao chromosome BXJ2-9, Cavendish_Baxijiao_AAA, whole genome shotgun sequence:
- the LOC135623105 gene encoding protein Barley B recombinant-like, with product MDDDGGMGMRNWAYFDQTLKGDSGRHLMSSMAAECGAPKPPFLSNGAFHRRECFIPEQPDRMDITRNEWINLRENNMLHMLPLNNCSSAMGDAGVSHGAHSFSMMQSTPLPPPKGDKITAVDDELRKDVPQKRSQPRAQTRPHKASKPKRLKKVAVSKDESSSRMGHQGRNLRQSTALNINGIDLDVSNIPTPLCSCTGMPHQCYRWGAGGWQSACCTTGVSMHPLPMSTKRRGARIAGRKMSQGAFKKVLANLAAKGYNLSDPIDLKPYWAKHGTNKFVTIR from the coding sequence ATGGATGATGATGGCGGGATGGGGATGCGAAATTGGGCTTACTTTGATCAGACCTTGAAGGGCGATTCGGGACGGCATCTCATGTCGTCAATGGCTGCAGAGTGTGGCGCCCCAAAGCCGCCTTTCCTTTCCAACGGAGCGTTCCACCGCCGTGAATGTTTCATTCCTGAACAGCCCGATCGAATGGACATCACGCGCAATGAGTGGATCAACCTTAGAGAAAACAATATGTTGCACATGCTGCCGTTGAACAACTGTTCCTCGGCCATGGGCGATGCTGGTGTCTCCCACGGTGCACATTCGTTCTCGATGATGCAATCAACGCCACTGCCACCACCCAAGGGTGATAAGATCACAGCAGTGGACGATGAGCTAAGAAAGGATGTGCCGCAAAAAAGGTCCCAGCCTCGGGCTCAGACGCGCCCCCATAAGGCCTCAAAGCCTAAGAGATTGAAGAAGGTTGCTGTTTCGAAAGATGAGAGTAGTAGTCGGATGGGTCATCAAGGGAGGAATCTGAGGCAAAGCACTGCTTTAAACATCAATGGGATTGACTTGGACGTTTCTAATATTCCTACACCATTATGCTCATGCACGGGCATGCCCCATCAGTGCTATCGGTGGGGAGCTGGAGGCTGGCAGTCTGCTTGCTGCACGACTGGCGTTTCAATGCACCCGCTTCCGATGAGCACAAAGAGACGTGGGGCACGAATTGCCGGGCGGAAGATGAGCCAGGGTGCTTTCAAGAAGGTATTGGCGAACCTTGCTGCAAAAGGTTATAACCTTTCTGACCCAATTGACTTGAAGCCTTACTGGGCCAAGCATGGCACCAACAAGTTTGTGACAATCAGGTAG
- the LOC135623104 gene encoding non-functional NADPH-dependent codeinone reductase 2-like has translation MSIPEVGLSCSSPASSGSDRRSIPVLGMGTGVLPFTPDQRAKMKLAILQAIELGYRHFDTATLYLSEETLGEAVAEALQAGLISSRAELFITSKLWCSDAHHDLVLPAIRQSLRNLKLDYLDLYLIHWPMSLKPGRCHFPLKSDDILPLDLRSVWEAMEECQRLGLTKSIGVSNFTRKKIVELLDIARIPPAVNQVELNPVWQQNKLREFCEQKGIHVTAYSPLGGQSLSLGRNLVLESQVLKDIAEAKGKTVAQVSLRWLYEQGVSMVVKTLNKERIEENTKIFDWELSDEDRHKISQMPQYKRVSVRSLLSAEESSKRLDLPSIDDMDED, from the exons ATGAGTATTCCGGAAGTCGGGCTGAGCTGCTCCTCTCCGGCCTCGTCCGGCAGTGACCGCCGGTCGATCCCCGTGCTGGGCATGGGCACGGGGGTCTTACCATTCACTCCCGACCAACGCGCGAAGATGAAGCTCGCCATCCTCCAAGCCATCGAGCTCGGGTACCGCCACTTCGACACCGCCACGCTCTACCTATCCGAGGAAACTCTCGGGGAAGCTGTCGCCGAGGCCTTGCAGGCCGGCCTCATCAGCTCTCGCGCCGAGCTCTTCATCACCTCCAAGCTCTGGTGCAGCGACGCTCACCACGACCTGGTCCTTCCCGCCATTCGCCAGAGCCTCAG GAATCTCAAGTTGGACTATCTTGATCTCTACCTCATACATTGGCCAATGAGCTTGAAGCCCGGAAGATGCCATTTCCCTTTAAAGAGCGACGACATCCTTCCATTAGATTTGAGATCAGTTTGGGAAGCAATGGAGGAGTGTCAGAGGCTGGGGTTGACCAAGTCTATTGGTGTCAGCAACTTCACGCGGAAGAAGATTGTGGAGCTACTTGACATTGCTAGAATACCTCCCGCTGTCAATCAG GTGGAGTTGAATCCAGTGTGGCAGCAGAATAAGCTGAGGGAGTTCTGCGAGCAAAAGGGTATTCATGTCACTGCCTATTCTCCTTTAGGAGGCCAAAGCTTGTCACTGGGCAGAAACTTGGTGTTGGAAtcccaagtgctcaaagatatagCCGAAGCAAAAGGAAAGACTGTGGCTCAG GTTTCCTTGAGATGGTTATATGAGCAAGGAGTAAGTATGGTTGTGAAGACGTTGAACAAGGAGAGAATCGAGGAGAACACCAAAATTTTTGATTGGGAATTGAGCGACGAAGATCGTCACAAAATAAGTCAAATGCCACAATACAAGAGAGTCTCCGTCCGATCGCTGTTATCAGCGGAAGAGTCGTCCAAGAGACTTGACCTTCCTAGTATTGATGACATGGATGAAGATTAA
- the LOC103998028 gene encoding non-functional NADPH-dependent codeinone reductase 2 encodes MSITEVALSSSSTTRAMPVLGMGTGGYPFTVDAKKKLAIRHAIELGYRHFDTASLYQFEPALGEAIAEALHLGLINSRSDLFITSKLWCTDAHPDLVLPAIRETLRNLKLDYLDLYLIHWPMSLKPGACSFPIKSEDIVPLDLKSVWGAMEECQRLGLAKSIGVSNFTRKKIAELLQTAKIPPAVNQVELNPVWQQKNLREFCKEKGIHVIAYSPLGGQAWPGSKNLVLESEVLNDISKAKGKTVAQVSLRWIYEQGASMVVKSLNKERMKENMGIFDWELSEEDHLKISQIPQCKRISTYSLLSPQESRNSIDLLDVDIVED; translated from the exons ATGAGCATTACGGAAGTGGCCCTgagctcctcctccaccacccggGCGATGCCGGTGCTGGGCATGGGCACCGGGGGCTACCCCTTCACGGTGGACGCAAAGAAGAAGCTCGCCATCCGCCACGCCATCGAGCTCGGCTACCGCCACTTCGACACGGCCTCCCTTTACCAATTCGAGCCGGCCCTCGGGGAAGCCATCGCCGAGGCCCTGCACCTCGGCCTCATCAACTCCCGCTCCGACCTCTTCATCACCTCCAAGCTATGGTGCACGGACGCTCACCCCGATCTGGTCCTCCCCGCCATCCGCGAGACTCTCAG GAATCTCAAGTTGGATTACCTTGATCTCTACCTCATACATTGGCCGATGAGCTTAAAGCCTGGAGCATGCTCTTTTCCTATAAAGAGCGAGGACATTGTCCCATTGGACTTGAAATCAGTCTGGGGAGCCATGGAGGAGTGCCAAAGGCTCGGGTTGGCTAAGTCGATTGGGGTCAGCAACTTCACCCGGAAGAAAATTGCGGAGCTACTTCAAACTGCTAAGATACCGCCGGCTGTCAACCAG GTGGAATTGAATCCAGTGTGGCAGCAAAAGAATCTGAGAGAGTTCTGCAAGGAAAAGGGTATTCATGTCATCGCATATTCTCCTCTAGGAGGTCAGGCGTGGCCAGGGAGCAAGAACCTAGTCTTGGAATCCGAGGTGCTCAATGACATAAGCAAGGCGAAAGGAAAGACTGTGGCCCAG GTATCCTTGAGATGGATATATGAGCAAGGAGCGAGCATGGTTGTAAAGAGCCTAAacaaggagaggatgaaggagaacaTGGGAATCTTTGACTGGGAGTTAAGTGAGGAAGACCACCTAAAGATCAGTCAAATTCCACAATGCAAGAGGATCTCCACATATTCACTGCTCTCACCACAAGAGTCGCGCAACTCGATTGACCTTCTTGATGTTGACATCGTTGAAGATTGA
- the LOC135621998 gene encoding protein XRI1-like — protein MMSLDNSFLFPYQPSLDWDPHTFQLGDLHQQQHFMPLATESPVSSQASTGYLQDAVAEWGDQCKRRRVTSSPADDSTTTQELQDLLHEFWSSNCNGDPLHDLNYCMLQDDVVIPDETPNMILKTKAQVSALQLPQEPLSSSSSHQESHGKDLRQSSDAKPSLPTAKVTAPDSKERERRQCRKSKAKTSVAYPFAVVKPGGAEGHVTLDDINARLLRRPRRPVRHPVGEYAYGPCVSPDGLGLSGKAVASLTRIQTRGRGTITIIRTKG, from the exons ATGATGTCCTTGGACAACTCTTTTCTATTCCCCTACCAACCCTCGTTGGATTGGGATCCACACACCTTCCAACTTGGAGACCTCCATCAACAACAACACTTCATGCCTTTGG CTACGGAGTCTCCGGTATCATCGCAGGCCTCGACCGGTTACTTGCAAGACGCAGTGGCGGAGTGGGGCGACCAGTGCAAGCGGAGACGCGTGACTTCGTCCCCAGcggatgactcgacgacgacacaAGAGCTCCAAGATCTTCTCCAT GAGTTTTGGAGTTCCAACTGTAATGGAGATCCCTTGCATGATTTGAACTACTGCATGCTACAAGATGATGTTGTCATCCCAG ATGAGACACCGAACATGATTCTGAAGACCAAAGCACAAGTATCAGCATTACAACTCCCACAAGAGccactctcctcttcctcctcccatcAAGAGTCACATGGAAAGGATCTCCGTCAGTCGAGCGACGCAAAACCTTCTCTTCCTACCGCTAAAGTAACAGCGCCCGATTCGAAAG AGCGTGAGAGGAGGCAATGTAGGAAGAGCAAAGCCAAGACGAGCGTGGCGTACCCCTTTGCGGTGGTGAAGCCCGGAGGAGCAGAGGGCCACGTAACGCTCGACGACATTAACGCAAGGCTTCTCAGGCGTCCGAGGCGGCCTGTCCGCCACCCGGTGGGGGAGTACGCTTATGGTCCCTGTGTGTCGCCGGACGGCCTTGGCCTTTCCGGCAAAGCAGTCGCCAGCCTCACACGGATCCAAACACGAGGGAGGGGCACGATAACAATCATAAGAACGAAAGGATGA